One genomic window of Ktedonobacteraceae bacterium includes the following:
- a CDS encoding helix-turn-helix domain-containing protein, translated as MHKSTPANRPMRADAQRNYASLLKTARVAVSERGADIVLEDIAKSAGVAIGTLYRHFPTRQDLLEAVFLDETNELRARAEELASAPVPFDALVSWLRLQMDFAARGRSMGAAIMAAKHVPGTRIYEANKAMHEAGEVLLLRAQAADQIRTDVHILDVIRLVYGIALVNEHASDPDGANRMLDLVIAGIRTKPSRD; from the coding sequence ATGCACAAGTCAACACCAGCCAACCGCCCAATGCGAGCTGATGCCCAGCGCAACTATGCCAGTTTGCTGAAGACAGCGCGAGTCGCGGTTTCAGAGCGCGGCGCTGACATTGTCCTGGAGGACATTGCTAAATCAGCTGGGGTCGCCATTGGAACGCTGTACCGCCACTTCCCCACGCGTCAGGATCTCCTTGAGGCCGTGTTCCTGGATGAGACCAATGAACTGAGGGCGCGTGCAGAAGAACTTGCCAGCGCTCCGGTTCCTTTCGATGCCCTGGTCAGCTGGCTTCGCCTGCAGATGGACTTCGCGGCTCGAGGGCGGAGTATGGGAGCAGCCATCATGGCTGCCAAGCACGTTCCAGGAACGAGAATCTATGAGGCGAACAAAGCGATGCACGAGGCGGGAGAAGTTCTCTTGCTCCGCGCCCAGGCCGCAGACCAAATCCGAACGGATGTCCATATTCTCGACGTGATACGACTCGTCTACGGAATCGCCCTGGTGAATGAACATGCGTCCGACCCTGATGGGGCTAACCGCATGCTCGATCTCGTCATCGCCGGCATCAGAACGAAGCCGAGTCGGGACTAA